A section of the Petrimonas sulfuriphila genome encodes:
- the rpsH gene encoding 30S ribosomal protein S8: MTDPIADYLTRLRNAIQAKHRVVEIPASNLKRDITKILFDKGYILNYKFVEDGPQGSIMIALKYDPVNKVNAIKKLIRISSPGLRRYTGYKNMPRVLNGLGIAILSTSKGVMTDKEAAVQKIGGEVLCYVY; the protein is encoded by the coding sequence ATGACAGATCCAATAGCAGATTATTTGACGCGGTTGAGAAATGCTATCCAGGCGAAACATCGTGTGGTGGAGATTCCCGCATCAAACTTGAAAAGAGACATCACAAAGATTCTCTTTGACAAAGGCTACATCCTTAATTATAAGTTTGTAGAGGATGGACCGCAAGGCTCAATTATGATTGCCTTGAAATACGATCCGGTAAATAAAGTGAATGCGATCAAAAAACTGATTCGCATATCTTCACCCGGGTTACGTCGGTATACCGGTTATAAGAATATGCCCCGGGTACTGAACGGTTTGGGTATTGCCATATTATCTACTTCAAAAGGAGTAATGACGGATAAAGAAGCTGCCGTTCAGAAAATCGGTGGTGAAGTATTGTGTTACGTTTATTAA
- the map gene encoding type I methionyl aminopeptidase, with protein sequence MNSRTIILKTDEEIELMRQSNRLVGMTLGELSKHIKPGVTTLQLDKIAEEFIRDHGAIPTFLGYGGFPNSICASVNEKVVHGIPNNHPLQEGDIISIDCGTNKQGYCGDSAYTFCVGEVKEEIKQLLKVTKEALYKGIEQACHDKRVGDIGFTIQSYCESHGYSVVRELVGHGIGRDMHEAPEVPNYGRKGTGPLLKNGMCIAIEPMINMGSKNVVFENDGWTVRTKDRKPSAHFEHTIAIRNGKADILSTFEFIQETSNN encoded by the coding sequence ATGAATAGTAGAACGATCATACTGAAAACCGACGAAGAAATTGAATTGATGCGTCAAAGCAACCGTTTGGTAGGAATGACTCTGGGAGAGCTTTCCAAACATATCAAACCTGGGGTGACGACACTTCAACTCGACAAAATTGCAGAAGAGTTTATCAGGGATCACGGAGCAATCCCCACTTTTTTAGGATACGGCGGTTTTCCTAATTCCATTTGTGCTTCGGTAAATGAAAAAGTGGTACATGGAATTCCCAACAATCACCCTTTGCAGGAAGGCGACATTATATCTATTGATTGTGGTACAAACAAACAGGGATATTGTGGCGATTCGGCATACACGTTCTGCGTGGGAGAGGTAAAAGAAGAGATTAAACAATTGCTCAAGGTTACCAAAGAAGCGCTTTACAAAGGCATCGAACAGGCCTGTCACGATAAGAGAGTGGGCGATATCGGTTTCACTATCCAATCGTATTGTGAGTCGCACGGTTATTCGGTTGTAAGGGAATTGGTTGGTCACGGAATAGGCAGAGACATGCACGAAGCACCCGAAGTGCCGAACTACGGCAGAAAAGGGACAGGTCCGTTATTGAAAAACGGAATGTGTATTGCTATTGAACCGATGATCAACATGGGAAGTAAAAATGTGGTATTTGAAAACGACGGATGGACGGTGCGAACCAAAGACCGCAAACCTTCAGCACATTTTGAACACACCATAGCTATCCGAAACGGGAAAGCCGATATTTTGTCGACATTTGAGTTTATTCAGGAAACAAGCAACAATTAA
- a CDS encoding 50S ribosomal protein L18 gives MLTKTERRLKIKTRVRGKISGTKECPRLSVFRSNKQIYAQVIDDINGVTLASASSLKVEEKLPKKEIAAKVGEMIASNAKEAGVEKVAFDRNGYLYHGRIKELADAARKGGLKF, from the coding sequence ATGTTAACAAAAACAGAAAGAAGACTAAAGATTAAGACTCGTGTTCGCGGTAAGATCAGCGGGACCAAGGAGTGTCCGCGTTTGTCCGTGTTCAGGAGTAATAAACAAATATACGCGCAGGTTATCGATGATATTAATGGAGTTACGCTGGCATCGGCTTCATCTTTGAAAGTGGAAGAAAAACTTCCCAAAAAAGAAATAGCTGCAAAAGTTGGCGAGATGATTGCCAGCAACGCTAAAGAAGCCGGGGTTGAGAAGGTAGCATTCGACAGAAACGGTTACTTATATCATGGACGTATAAAAGAATTGGCTGATGCCGCTCGTAAAGGAGGACTTAAATTTTAA
- the rpsQ gene encoding 30S ribosomal protein S17, with the protein METRNLRKERIGVVFSNKMEKTITVTVKWKEKHPIYGKFVSKTKKFHAHDEKNDCNIGDTVRIMETRPLSKTKRWRVVEVIERAK; encoded by the coding sequence ATGGAAACGAGAAATTTAAGAAAAGAAAGAATCGGGGTCGTTTTCAGCAACAAGATGGAAAAAACCATCACCGTTACTGTAAAATGGAAAGAAAAACACCCTATATATGGGAAGTTCGTTAGTAAAACGAAAAAATTTCACGCCCATGATGAAAAGAATGACTGTAACATAGGGGATACAGTACGTATAATGGAAACACGTCCTTTGAGCAAAACAAAGAGATGGAGAGTGGTTGAAGTAATAGAAAGGGCTAAGTAA
- the rpsN gene encoding 30S ribosomal protein S14, translating into MAKESMKAREVKRAKMVARYAEKRAKYLAEGDYEALQTIPKNASPVRLHNRCNLTGRPKGYMRQFGLSRIQFREMASKGLIPGVKKASW; encoded by the coding sequence ATGGCAAAAGAATCAATGAAAGCCCGCGAGGTGAAAAGAGCTAAAATGGTTGCCCGTTATGCCGAAAAAAGAGCAAAATATTTGGCTGAAGGTGATTACGAAGCACTTCAAACCATCCCTAAGAATGCGTCTCCCGTTCGTTTGCACAACCGTTGCAACTTAACCGGACGTCCTAAAGGCTATATGCGCCAGTTTGGATTATCCCGCATTCAGTTCAGGGAAATGGCATCGAAAGGGCTTATCCCCGGAGTGAAAAAAGCAAGCTGGTAA
- the rplV gene encoding 50S ribosomal protein L22: MSARKRISAEQRKENRREVALAVLKNAPSSPRKMRYVADMVRGMEVFKALGVLKFSSKEASRRVEKLLLSAISNWEQKNERKAETGELYIKIISVDEGATLKRLRPAPQGRGYRIRKRSNHVTIVVDTYKKEQEQN; this comes from the coding sequence ATGAGTGCTAGAAAAAGAATATCAGCAGAACAACGCAAAGAAAACCGCAGAGAGGTTGCTTTAGCCGTGTTGAAAAATGCTCCTTCTTCGCCCCGGAAAATGCGATACGTTGCAGATATGGTGCGCGGAATGGAAGTTTTTAAAGCATTGGGCGTTTTGAAGTTTTCCAGCAAGGAGGCATCGAGAAGAGTTGAAAAATTATTACTCTCGGCCATCTCTAACTGGGAACAGAAAAACGAACGCAAAGCCGAAACCGGCGAACTTTATATCAAAATAATTTCTGTAGACGAAGGTGCAACGCTGAAGAGACTTCGTCCTGCCCCGCAAGGCCGCGGCTACAGAATTCGCAAACGTTCAAATCACGTGACAATTGTGGTAGATACTTATAAAAAAGAACAAGAACAAAATTAA
- the rplX gene encoding 50S ribosomal protein L24 — protein MSKLHIKKGDTVYVNSGEDKGKTGRVLEVLVAKNRAIVEGVNIVSKHAKPNAQNPNGGIEKKEASIHLSKLNLVDPKTGKPTRIGRKEDSKGKLVRYAKKSGEVIK, from the coding sequence ATGAGTAAATTACATATTAAAAAAGGAGATACGGTTTACGTGAACTCCGGTGAAGACAAAGGCAAAACAGGACGTGTGCTCGAGGTACTGGTGGCTAAAAACCGCGCCATTGTAGAGGGAGTAAATATCGTGTCGAAGCATGCAAAACCCAATGCACAGAATCCCAATGGAGGTATCGAAAAGAAAGAAGCTTCCATTCATCTCTCGAAACTAAATTTGGTTGATCCGAAAACCGGTAAACCAACGCGCATTGGAAGAAAAGAAGACAGTAAAGGTAAGTTAGTACGTTATGCAAAAAAATCAGGGGAGGTAATTAAGTAA
- the secY gene encoding preprotein translocase subunit SecY, with amino-acid sequence MGFVQTVKNIWKIEDLRMRLLITLGFIAIYRFGSFVVLPGVNPLQLEALQANASSGLLGLLDMFSGGAFANASIFALGIMPYISASIVMQLLGIAVPAFQKMQREGESGRTKMNQYTRYLTVAILLFQGPAYIYGALGSAIPGGLFDWVIPSTVILAGGSMFVLWLGERITDKGIGNGISFIILIGIIARLPHALVAEFDRLLNAPGGLVLFLLEIIFLMVVIAGAIMLVQGTRKIPVQYAKRIVGNKQYGGVRQYIPLKVNAANVMPIIFAQAIMFIPLTIAQFSVGEGGGFWASLMNYTSFSYNFIFALLIIAFTYFYTAITVNPIQMAEDLKRNNGFIPGVKPGKRTAEYIDLVMSRITFPGSIFLALVAIMPAFAGITGINSQFAQFFGGTSLLILVGVVLDTLQQIESHLLMRHYDGFLKSGAKIKGRSGSIAAY; translated from the coding sequence ATGGGATTTGTACAGACAGTAAAAAATATTTGGAAAATTGAAGACCTGCGGATGAGGTTACTCATCACGCTGGGTTTTATTGCCATATACAGGTTTGGTTCGTTTGTCGTACTTCCGGGTGTTAACCCGTTGCAACTCGAGGCCTTACAGGCAAATGCAAGCTCAGGTCTGCTGGGATTGCTCGATATGTTCTCGGGAGGTGCGTTCGCAAACGCTTCTATTTTTGCATTGGGAATCATGCCCTACATCTCTGCTTCCATTGTGATGCAGTTGTTAGGCATTGCCGTTCCGGCTTTCCAGAAAATGCAACGTGAAGGTGAGAGTGGACGTACGAAGATGAACCAGTATACCCGTTATCTAACGGTTGCCATTTTGCTTTTCCAAGGGCCCGCTTATATCTACGGAGCTTTAGGATCGGCAATTCCGGGAGGATTGTTTGATTGGGTAATTCCTTCAACCGTTATTCTCGCCGGTGGGAGTATGTTTGTGTTGTGGTTGGGAGAAAGAATTACCGACAAGGGAATTGGTAACGGTATTTCCTTTATCATCCTGATTGGTATTATTGCCCGTCTGCCGCATGCTTTGGTCGCTGAGTTCGATCGGTTGCTCAATGCCCCCGGGGGATTGGTGCTCTTCCTGCTCGAAATCATTTTCCTGATGGTGGTTATAGCCGGAGCGATTATGTTGGTACAAGGCACGAGAAAAATTCCTGTACAGTATGCTAAACGGATTGTGGGAAACAAGCAATACGGCGGTGTTCGCCAGTATATACCCTTGAAAGTGAATGCAGCTAACGTAATGCCTATTATCTTTGCTCAGGCGATTATGTTTATACCGCTTACTATTGCCCAGTTTTCAGTAGGAGAGGGAGGTGGATTTTGGGCCTCGCTGATGAATTACACCAGTTTTTCGTATAACTTCATCTTTGCGTTGCTGATTATTGCTTTCACCTATTTCTATACGGCAATCACTGTTAATCCTATTCAAATGGCAGAGGATTTGAAAAGAAACAACGGCTTTATTCCTGGTGTAAAACCGGGTAAAAGGACAGCAGAGTATATCGATCTGGTCATGTCCAGGATTACATTTCCTGGTTCAATTTTCTTGGCTTTGGTCGCTATTATGCCTGCTTTTGCCGGAATTACCGGGATAAATTCACAGTTCGCACAATTTTTTGGCGGAACCTCGTTGCTAATTCTTGTTGGAGTAGTGCTTGACACCTTGCAACAGATAGAAAGTCACTTGCTGATGCGTCATTACGATGGCTTCCTTAAATCGGGAGCTAAAATAAAGGGCCGATCCGGTTCAATTGCAGCTTATTAA
- the rpsK gene encoding 30S ribosomal protein S11 — MAKRTVAAKKRNVKVSAEGQAHISSSFNNIIVSLTNDNGEVISWSSAGKMGFRSSKKNTPYAAQMVASDCAKVAYDLGLRKVKAYVKGPGNGRESAIRTIHGAGIEVTEIVDVTPIPHNGCRPPKARRV, encoded by the coding sequence ATGGCAAAAAGAACAGTTGCAGCAAAAAAGAGAAACGTTAAAGTAAGCGCCGAAGGACAGGCACACATCTCTTCATCGTTCAATAACATCATTGTTTCGTTAACCAACGACAACGGAGAGGTGATAAGCTGGTCATCAGCCGGAAAAATGGGCTTCAGAAGTTCCAAAAAGAACACGCCATACGCAGCTCAAATGGTGGCGTCGGACTGTGCTAAAGTGGCTTATGACTTGGGACTCCGCAAAGTGAAAGCTTATGTGAAAGGTCCGGGAAACGGTCGTGAGTCAGCTATCAGAACCATTCACGGTGCAGGAATTGAGGTAACCGAGATTGTAGACGTTACACCCATTCCACACAACGGCTGTCGCCCGCCCAAAGC
- the rpsE gene encoding 30S ribosomal protein S5: MTGTDRRVKSTNDLELKDRLVAINRTTKVTKGGRTFTFAAMVVVGNEDGIIGWGLGKAGEVTTAIAKGVEAAKKNLMKVPVYKGTIPHEQSARFGGAEVFLKPAFTGTGVKAGGAMRAVLESAGITDILAKSKGSSNPHNLVKATIEALCELRDPITVSQNRGVSLEKVFNG, translated from the coding sequence ATGACAGGAACAGATAGAAGAGTAAAATCGACAAACGATTTAGAGTTGAAGGACAGGCTAGTGGCTATCAATCGTACTACCAAGGTAACAAAAGGAGGTCGTACATTCACATTTGCTGCTATGGTTGTAGTTGGAAACGAAGACGGTATTATTGGCTGGGGATTGGGTAAAGCCGGTGAGGTGACTACTGCTATTGCTAAAGGTGTTGAAGCAGCCAAAAAGAACTTGATGAAAGTTCCCGTTTACAAAGGGACCATACCTCACGAACAATCTGCCCGTTTCGGCGGAGCCGAAGTTTTTCTGAAACCAGCCTTTACCGGAACAGGAGTAAAAGCAGGAGGTGCCATGCGTGCCGTGTTGGAAAGTGCAGGAATTACCGATATTCTGGCGAAATCGAAAGGATCGTCAAATCCTCACAACCTGGTGAAAGCTACCATTGAAGCCTTGTGCGAACTGAGAGACCCCATTACTGTTTCTCAAAATCGCGGAGTTAGTTTAGAAAAAGTATTTAACGGATAA
- the rpsS gene encoding 30S ribosomal protein S19 — protein MSRSLKKGPYINIKLEKKVNDMNESGKKAVVKTWARASMISPDFVGHTIAVHNGNKFIPVYITENMVGHKLGEFAVTRTFRGHSGNRKK, from the coding sequence ATGAGCAGATCATTAAAAAAAGGTCCGTATATCAACATAAAATTAGAGAAGAAAGTGAATGACATGAACGAGAGCGGCAAAAAAGCTGTCGTAAAAACATGGGCACGTGCTTCAATGATTTCCCCCGATTTCGTGGGCCACACTATTGCTGTACACAACGGAAATAAATTTATTCCGGTGTATATTACCGAAAACATGGTAGGACATAAGTTAGGTGAATTTGCGGTAACGCGCACATTCCGTGGACATTCCGGCAACAGAAAGAAATAA
- the rplF gene encoding 50S ribosomal protein L6, with translation MSRIGKLPISLPSGVVVTVGEDNVITLKGPKGELKQHVNPDIKVEVENGILTVIRPTDDREHRAMHGLYRSLLHNMVIGVSEGFRKELELVGVGYRVTNNGQILELSLGYTHNIFLELPQEIKVETKMERNKNPLIILESSDKQLLGQVCAKIRSFRKPEPYKGKGIKFVGEQIRRKSGKTAGK, from the coding sequence ATGTCAAGAATAGGAAAATTGCCCATTTCATTGCCTTCCGGCGTTGTAGTAACGGTGGGAGAAGATAACGTGATTACGTTGAAAGGCCCTAAGGGAGAACTGAAACAACACGTAAACCCTGATATTAAAGTCGAGGTTGAAAACGGAATTTTAACCGTTATCAGGCCTACCGACGACAGAGAACACAGAGCCATGCACGGGTTATACCGTTCTTTGCTCCACAATATGGTGATTGGCGTTTCGGAAGGATTTCGCAAGGAACTGGAGCTTGTTGGTGTTGGATACCGTGTAACCAATAACGGACAAATTCTGGAATTATCACTTGGTTATACCCACAACATATTCCTGGAATTACCCCAGGAGATTAAAGTGGAAACCAAGATGGAAAGGAACAAGAATCCGCTTATTATTTTGGAGTCTTCCGATAAGCAATTGCTCGGACAGGTTTGTGCAAAAATTCGTTCATTCCGCAAACCCGAACCTTACAAAGGTAAAGGTATTAAATTTGTTGGTGAACAAATCCGTCGCAAATCGGGTAAGACAGCAGGTAAATAA
- the rpsM gene encoding 30S ribosomal protein S13 encodes MAIRIVGVDLPQNKRGEIALTYIYGIGRSSANGILAKAEVDRDIKVKDWTDDQAARIREIISTEYKVEGDLRSEVQLNIKRLMDIGCYRGIRHRIGLPVRGQSTKNNARTRKGRKKTVANKKKATK; translated from the coding sequence ATGGCTATAAGAATTGTAGGGGTCGATTTGCCGCAAAATAAGCGAGGCGAGATAGCGTTAACTTATATCTATGGCATCGGACGCAGCTCGGCAAACGGTATTTTAGCTAAAGCCGAAGTGGATAGAGATATCAAAGTGAAAGATTGGACAGACGATCAGGCAGCACGTATTCGTGAGATTATTTCAACCGAATACAAAGTGGAAGGAGATCTTCGCTCTGAAGTACAGTTGAACATTAAACGACTGATGGATATCGGCTGCTACCGTGGTATCCGCCATCGTATCGGGTTACCTGTCCGCGGACAAAGCACCAAGAACAATGCACGTACGCGAAAAGGAAGAAAGAAAACCGTTGCTAATAAGAAAAAAGCTACTAAATAA
- the infA gene encoding translation initiation factor IF-1 translates to MAKQTAIEQDGTIVEALSNAMFRVELENGHEITAHISGKMRMHYIRILPGDRVRVEMSPYDLSKGRISFRYK, encoded by the coding sequence ATGGCTAAACAAACAGCAATTGAACAAGACGGAACAATAGTAGAAGCATTGTCTAATGCCATGTTCCGAGTAGAATTGGAAAACGGGCACGAAATTACCGCACACATCTCGGGGAAAATGCGTATGCATTATATCCGGATTTTACCCGGAGACAGGGTGCGCGTGGAAATGTCGCCTTACGATCTTTCGAAAGGAAGGATTTCATTTAGATACAAATAA
- the ykgO gene encoding type B 50S ribosomal protein L36 translates to MKVRASLKKRTADCKIVRRKGRLYIINKKNPKFKQRQG, encoded by the coding sequence ATGAAAGTAAGAGCATCTTTAAAAAAACGCACGGCTGACTGTAAAATCGTTCGCAGGAAAGGCCGCTTATACATTATCAACAAAAAGAATCCCAAGTTCAAACAACGTCAGGGGTAA
- the rpsC gene encoding 30S ribosomal protein S3, with translation MGQKVNPIANRLGIIKGWDSNWYGGDNYGEMMLEDSKIRTYLNARLAKASVSRIVIERTLKLVTITICTARPGIIIGKGGQEVDKLKEELKKITDKDVQINIFEIKKPELDAVIVANNVARQVEGKIAYRRAVKMAIASTMRMGAEGIKIQISGRLNGAEMARSEMYKEGRTPLHTFRADIDYAHAEALTKVGLIGIKVWICRGEIYGKKDLAPSFASSKENRSQGGGGRSDRGNRPEGGRGARRNRRNNNKNA, from the coding sequence ATGGGACAAAAAGTAAATCCGATAGCAAATCGTTTGGGAATCATCAAAGGATGGGACTCTAATTGGTACGGTGGAGATAATTATGGCGAAATGATGCTGGAAGACAGCAAAATTCGCACTTATTTGAATGCTCGTCTGGCCAAAGCAAGTGTTTCTCGCATTGTCATTGAAAGAACGCTGAAATTAGTTACCATCACTATCTGTACCGCCCGCCCGGGAATCATTATCGGTAAAGGTGGCCAGGAAGTGGACAAGCTAAAAGAAGAGTTAAAGAAAATAACCGATAAGGATGTTCAAATCAATATCTTCGAGATAAAGAAACCCGAGCTGGATGCGGTTATCGTGGCCAATAATGTTGCTCGCCAGGTGGAAGGTAAAATTGCTTACCGCAGAGCGGTTAAAATGGCCATCGCATCTACCATGAGGATGGGCGCAGAAGGCATAAAGATTCAAATCTCAGGTCGCTTGAACGGTGCCGAAATGGCCCGGTCGGAAATGTATAAAGAGGGAAGGACTCCGTTGCATACTTTCCGTGCCGACATTGATTATGCTCATGCAGAAGCGTTGACCAAAGTTGGATTGATCGGTATCAAGGTTTGGATCTGCAGAGGTGAGATCTACGGTAAAAAAGACCTGGCACCTTCATTCGCATCTTCCAAGGAAAATCGTTCACAAGGCGGTGGCGGACGCAGCGACAGAGGTAATCGCCCCGAAGGAGGCAGAGGTGCCAGAAGAAACAGAAGAAATAATAACAAAAACGCATAA
- the rplP gene encoding 50S ribosomal protein L16, whose protein sequence is MLQPKKSKFRRQQKGRMKGFAGRGNQLAFGSFGIKSLQSKWITGNQIEAARVAVTRYMQRQGQVWVRIFPDKPITKKPAEVRMGKGKGNPEGYVAPVTPGRIIFEIEGVPYDVAKEALRLAAQKLPVTTKFVVRRDYEQPQN, encoded by the coding sequence ATGTTACAACCGAAAAAATCAAAATTTAGAAGACAGCAGAAAGGCCGCATGAAAGGCTTCGCCGGTCGCGGTAATCAGTTGGCATTCGGTTCGTTCGGGATAAAATCGTTACAATCAAAATGGATCACTGGCAATCAGATTGAGGCTGCCCGTGTTGCCGTAACACGCTATATGCAACGCCAAGGACAAGTTTGGGTACGCATCTTCCCCGATAAACCAATTACCAAAAAACCTGCTGAAGTACGTATGGGTAAAGGAAAAGGTAATCCCGAAGGATACGTGGCTCCTGTTACTCCCGGAAGAATTATTTTCGAAATCGAAGGTGTACCGTACGATGTCGCAAAAGAAGCTCTCCGCCTGGCAGCACAGAAATTGCCTGTTACGACAAAATTCGTTGTCAGAAGAGATTATGAACAACCCCAAAATTAA
- the rpmD gene encoding 50S ribosomal protein L30 yields MATIKVKQTTSRINCPKIQKKTLDALGLTKMNKVVEHEDNPTIRGLISKVHHLVTIVE; encoded by the coding sequence ATGGCTACTATAAAAGTAAAACAGACTACCAGCAGGATTAACTGCCCTAAAATTCAGAAAAAAACGTTAGATGCGTTAGGATTGACAAAAATGAACAAAGTGGTTGAACATGAAGATAACCCTACTATCAGAGGTCTTATCAGCAAAGTTCATCATTTGGTAACGATTGTAGAATAA
- the rpmC gene encoding 50S ribosomal protein L29 gives MKSKKQEYKELSDKDLKERLDAEQADLIQTKIYHTTTPLDNSGSIREKRRNIARIQTELRARELKKA, from the coding sequence ATGAAATCAAAAAAACAAGAATACAAGGAGTTATCGGATAAGGATTTGAAGGAAAGGTTGGATGCTGAACAGGCGGACCTGATTCAGACCAAGATTTATCATACAACTACTCCGCTCGACAATTCAGGTTCGATAAGAGAAAAACGCAGAAACATTGCACGTATTCAGACTGAATTGCGCGCTCGTGAATTGAAAAAAGCTTAA
- the rplN gene encoding 50S ribosomal protein L14, with the protein MIQQESRLNVTDNSGAKEALCIRVLGGTRRRYASVGDVIVVAIKSVIPSSDIKKGAVTKAIIVRTKKEIRRADGSYIRFDDNACVLLNNAGELRASRIFGPVARELRATNMKIVSLAPEVL; encoded by the coding sequence ATGATACAGCAAGAATCAAGACTAAACGTGACCGACAATAGCGGAGCCAAGGAAGCCCTTTGCATCCGTGTATTAGGTGGAACAAGAAGACGCTACGCGTCTGTTGGGGATGTAATTGTTGTGGCTATCAAGAGCGTAATCCCTTCGAGTGACATTAAAAAAGGCGCTGTAACAAAAGCAATCATTGTACGTACGAAAAAAGAAATTCGTCGTGCTGATGGTTCTTATATTCGTTTCGACGACAATGCCTGCGTCCTTCTGAACAACGCCGGTGAGTTGAGAGCCAGCCGTATCTTTGGGCCGGTTGCACGTGAATTACGTGCTACAAACATGAAGATTGTTTCATTAGCGCCCGAAGTACTTTAA
- the rplE gene encoding 50S ribosomal protein L5 — translation MAKEVKKEKAAKAAEPKAEVQKEAQAAAPQTEDQGNRSTVTLKKEYGERIVPALMKEFGYKSVMQAPKLDKIVINQGLGIGVADKKIIETAINELTAITGQKAVATYSRKDISNFKLRKKMAIGARVTLRHDKMYEFLERLIRVALPRIRDFRGIEGKLDGRGNYTLGIQEQIIFPEINIDSISRLLGMNITFVTSAATDEEGYALLKEFGLPFRTEKNK, via the coding sequence ATGGCTAAAGAAGTGAAAAAAGAAAAAGCGGCAAAAGCCGCTGAACCCAAAGCTGAAGTTCAGAAAGAAGCTCAGGCTGCTGCTCCCCAAACAGAAGATCAGGGAAACAGAAGTACGGTTACTCTCAAAAAAGAATACGGGGAACGTATTGTGCCTGCCCTAATGAAGGAATTTGGATACAAATCCGTTATGCAGGCTCCCAAACTTGATAAAATTGTTATTAATCAGGGATTGGGTATAGGAGTGGCTGACAAGAAAATTATCGAAACAGCAATCAACGAGTTAACGGCAATTACCGGTCAGAAAGCAGTGGCAACTTACTCGAGAAAGGATATTTCCAACTTTAAGTTGCGTAAGAAAATGGCTATCGGAGCCCGTGTTACGTTGCGTCACGATAAAATGTACGAATTTCTCGAAAGACTTATCCGTGTTGCATTACCGCGTATTCGTGACTTCAGGGGGATTGAGGGTAAACTCGACGGAAGAGGAAACTATACCCTGGGGATCCAGGAACAGATTATCTTCCCTGAAATCAATATCGACAGCATCTCCCGTTTGCTGGGAATGAACATTACGTTCGTTACCTCTGCAGCAACCGATGAAGAAGGCTATGCACTCCTCAAAGAATTTGGATTACCGTTTAGAACAGAAAAAAACAAGTAA
- the rplO gene encoding 50S ribosomal protein L15 translates to MNLSNLKPAEGATKTRKRIGRGSGSGRGGTSTRGHKGQKSRSGYSRKTGFEGGQMPLQRRVPKFGFNPLSRVEYKAINIETLQVLADSQKIDKITPEVLINAGLISRKHLVKILGRGTLSAKLEVEAHAFSKAAEQAISSAGGTAVKL, encoded by the coding sequence ATGAATTTATCGAACTTAAAACCCGCTGAAGGCGCAACCAAAACCCGTAAAAGAATCGGACGCGGATCGGGATCGGGCAGAGGAGGTACTTCGACAAGAGGACACAAAGGACAAAAATCAAGATCGGGTTATTCCAGAAAAACCGGATTTGAAGGTGGACAGATGCCTTTACAGCGTCGTGTACCTAAATTCGGATTTAATCCACTGAGCAGAGTTGAATACAAAGCCATCAACATTGAAACACTTCAGGTATTGGCCGACTCTCAGAAAATAGATAAGATAACTCCGGAGGTATTGATCAATGCCGGCCTTATTTCCCGAAAACACTTGGTTAAAATTCTTGGAAGAGGAACACTTTCGGCAAAATTGGAAGTTGAAGCTCATGCTTTCTCCAAGGCAGCCGAGCAAGCTATTTCTTCTGCAGGAGGTACAGCCGTAAAACTCTGA